A window of Pseudomonas putida genomic DNA:
GCGGCAAGGATGCAGGCGACATGTGGCGGATGCTCACCACTCGCGCCAAGGACTTCACCCTGACCTTCGACAGCGTCCGCGCTGACGAGCGTAGTGGTGGAGCGCACTGGGTTGCGACCTACCTGTTCAGCCAGACCGGCCGCACCGTGGTCAACGATATCCAGGCGCGTTTCGTGATCCGTGACGGGCTGATCTGCCAGCACGATGACCACTTCGACATGTGGCGCTGGGCGCGGCAGGCGCTGGGTATGCCAGGCGTGCTGCTGGGCTGGTCGCCGCTGGTGCAGAACAAGGTACGCCAGCAGGCATTCAAAGGGTTGCGCGCGTTCCAGCAGGCCCGGGGTGAGTGAAATCGACGAAGTCGCTGTCAGCAAGCCCTGGTATGTCTACCTGGTGCGGGCGGCCAATGGTTCGTTGTACTGCGGCATCAGCGATGACCCGCAGCGGCGCTTCCTGGCGCACCAGAAAGGGCAGGGCGCGCGCTACTTCAAGACCAGCCCGGCCCAGGCGCTGGTGTATGTGGAGCAATGGCCGGACAAGGGCGAGGCGTTGCGCCAGGAGCGGCTGGTGAAGCGGCTGCGCAAGTCGGCGAAGGAGGCGTTGGTGGCTTCCTATGGCGCAGCAGCCCTCGGGGCCATCAGTCCTTGCGCCGCTTCAGCTGATCCACCAAGGTGGTCGGAAGGCCCTTGATGATCAAGGTCCCTGCTTCTTCGTCATATTCGACCTTGTCCCCCAGCAGGTGCGCTTCGAAGCTGATCGACAGCCCCTCGGCACGCCCGGTGAAACGGCGGAACTGGTTGAGGGTGCGCTTGTCCGCGGGGATTTCCGGCGACAGGCCGTAGTCCTTGTTGCGAATGTGGTCGTAGAACGCCTTGGGCCGGTCCTCGTCGATCAGGCTGGACAGCTCCTCAAGTGTGACCGGCTCGCCCAGCTTGGTCTGGGTAGTGGCGTACTCGACCAGGGTCTGGGTTTTTTCGCGGGCGGACTCTTCAGGCAGGTCTTCGCTCTCGACGAAGTCGCTGAAGGCCTTGAGCAGGGTGCGGGTTTCGCCCGGGCCGTCGACGCCTTCCTGGCAGCCGATGAAGTCACGGAAGTAGTCCGAGACTTTCTTGCCGTTCTTGCCCTTGATGAACGAAATGTACTGTTTGGAGTTCTGGTTGTTCTTCCACTCCGACAGGTTGATGCGCGCCGCCAGGTGCAGCTGCCCAAGGTCGAGGTGGCGCGAAGGCATCACGTCGAGTTCGGCGTTCACCGCCACGCCTTCGCTGTGGTGCAGCAGGGCGATCGCCAGGTATTCGGTCATGCCTTGCTGGTAGTGGGCAAACAGGATGTGGCCACCGGTCGACAGGTTGGATTCTTCCATCAGCTTCTGCAGGTGCTCCACGGCCACGCGGCTGAAGGCGGTAAAGTCCTTTTCTTCGTCCAGGTACTGCTTCAGCCAGCCACTGAGCGGGTAGGCGCCAGACTCACCGTGGAAAAAACCCCAAGCCTTGCCTTGCTTGGCGTTGTAGCTGTCATTGAGGTCGGCCAGCAGGTTTTCGATGGCGTCGGAGGCGGCCAGTTCGGAGTCGCGGGCATGCAGCACGGCGGGGCTGCCATCGGGCTTTTTGTCGATCAGGTGAACGATGCAATGACGGATTGGACATGGAATTCTCGGCGAGCTGCAAAAGTCGTGCAGTTTACCTTAGACACCAGGTGATGCAGTGGCCGGATGTTGGCAGAAATGCCGGTTGTTCGTTTTTTGTTCAGATTTGTGCGTTTTCGGCTAAAACCCCCGAAAAACCTGCATTAAATCGAAGTGCGCAGCGGATATTTATCCGCTCCTGTGGTAGCTTTGCGCGGTCTTGCGCCCCTTGTGTGGCGCATTGCTGGCAGCGTGCTGTCGTCGTGTCGAACCAAACGTCGATTTGCGTATCTACATACGCGATTGGCGCGGCCCTCCACTTTCAGGGGCTGGCCCGATAACGTCGTAGTCCGCTGCATAACCATCGAATTTGATAGGGAAGGAACACCACCATGGCATTGACCAAAGACCAACTGATTGCCGACATCGCCGAATCGATCGCCGCGCCAAAAGCCACCGCCAAGAACGCTCTGGAGCAACTGGGCCAGATCGTTGCCGACCAGCTGGAAAACGGCGCTGAAATCACTCTGCCAGGCATCGGCAAGCTGAAAGTCACCGAGCGTCCTGCCCGTACCGGCCGCAACCCTTCGACTGGCGCTGCCATCGAAATCGCTGCCAAGAAAGTCGTCAAGTTCGTGCCAGCCAAAGTGCTGACCGACGCCATCAACAAGTAATTGTTGAAGCTTTGACGAAACCGCGCCCGGCTTGCCCGGGCGCGGTTTTTTCATGCCTGGGTTTTACGCCCGGCGTGCCAGGCCTGGCGCGCGGCGTCGTCGTGGTAGCTCCAGGCGACCATGCGGCTTTGCTTCTGCCCCTGGCCCATTTCACGGGTGCGCACGGCCTTGGCGCCCGCTTTCTTTAGCGCGGCCTCGATCCCCGGCAGGTTGCTGGCCTTGGACACCAGGCTGGTGAACCACAAGACCTGCTTGGCGTACTGCACGCTTTCGCTGACCAGTTGGGTGACAAAGCGGATCTCGCCGCCTTCGCACCACAGTTCATTGTTCTGACCGCCGAAGTTGAGCACCGGCAGCTTGCGCTTGGGGTCCTGCTTGCCCAGGTTCTTCCACTTGCGCTGGCTGCCACGGGTGGCTTCGTCGCGTGAGGCATGGAAGGGCGGGTTGCACAGGGTCAGGTCGAAGCGTTCGTCTTCCTGCAGCAGGCCGCTGAGGATGTGCGCACGGTTGGCCTGCTGGCGCAGGCTGATGGCCTTGCCCAGGCCATTGGCCTGGACGATGGCCTTGGCCGATGCCAGGGCCACGGGGTCGATGTCCGAACCGAGGAAGCGCCAGCGGTAGTCGGTGTGCCCCAGCAACGGGTAGATGCAGTTGGCGCCCACGCCGATGTCCAGTGCGCGCACCTGGGCGCCCTTGGGAATCTCGCCGGCATTGTCGTCGGCCAGCAGGTCGGCGGCGACGTGGATGTAGTCGGCGCGTCCGGGAATCGGCGGGCATAGATAGTCGGCGGGGATATCCCAGTGCTGGATGCCGTACTGGGCCTTGAGCAGGGCACGGTTGAACACCCGCACGGCCTCAGGGTTGGCGAAGTCGATGCTGGGTTTGCCGTGGGGGT
This region includes:
- a CDS encoding nuclear transport factor 2 family protein, with product MSDANRDLITRFYQAFQRLDAEAMVACYSDDIVFSDPVFGTLRGKDAGDMWRMLTTRAKDFTLTFDSVRADERSGGAHWVATYLFSQTGRTVVNDIQARFVIRDGLICQHDDHFDMWRWARQALGMPGVLLGWSPLVQNKVRQQAFKGLRAFQQARGE
- the rlmF gene encoding 23S rRNA (adenine(1618)-N(6))-methyltransferase RlmF; translation: MTQKPTLHPRNRHQGRYDFPSLIKAHPDLARFTITNPHGKPSIDFANPEAVRVFNRALLKAQYGIQHWDIPADYLCPPIPGRADYIHVAADLLADDNAGEIPKGAQVRALDIGVGANCIYPLLGHTDYRWRFLGSDIDPVALASAKAIVQANGLGKAISLRQQANRAHILSGLLQEDERFDLTLCNPPFHASRDEATRGSQRKWKNLGKQDPKRKLPVLNFGGQNNELWCEGGEIRFVTQLVSESVQYAKQVLWFTSLVSKASNLPGIEAALKKAGAKAVRTREMGQGQKQSRMVAWSYHDDAARQAWHAGRKTQA
- the yejK gene encoding nucleoid-associated protein YejK encodes the protein MPCPIRHCIVHLIDKKPDGSPAVLHARDSELAASDAIENLLADLNDSYNAKQGKAWGFFHGESGAYPLSGWLKQYLDEEKDFTAFSRVAVEHLQKLMEESNLSTGGHILFAHYQQGMTEYLAIALLHHSEGVAVNAELDVMPSRHLDLGQLHLAARINLSEWKNNQNSKQYISFIKGKNGKKVSDYFRDFIGCQEGVDGPGETRTLLKAFSDFVESEDLPEESAREKTQTLVEYATTQTKLGEPVTLEELSSLIDEDRPKAFYDHIRNKDYGLSPEIPADKRTLNQFRRFTGRAEGLSISFEAHLLGDKVEYDEEAGTLIIKGLPTTLVDQLKRRKD
- a CDS encoding HU family DNA-binding protein, which translates into the protein MALTKDQLIADIAESIAAPKATAKNALEQLGQIVADQLENGAEITLPGIGKLKVTERPARTGRNPSTGAAIEIAAKKVVKFVPAKVLTDAINK
- a CDS encoding GIY-YIG nuclease family protein — translated: MSEIDEVAVSKPWYVYLVRAANGSLYCGISDDPQRRFLAHQKGQGARYFKTSPAQALVYVEQWPDKGEALRQERLVKRLRKSAKEALVASYGAAALGAISPCAASADPPRWSEGP